From the genome of Eucalyptus grandis isolate ANBG69807.140 chromosome 2, ASM1654582v1, whole genome shotgun sequence, one region includes:
- the LOC104418105 gene encoding ABC transporter G family member 5, whose translation MKKQGCEIEAIGINYRISTRKTEFSFPNFHGKLEGEKPKRGSQDRGVKQVLKDVNCRAKSWEILAIIGPSGAGKSSLLEILAGKIAPQNGSIFVNQKPIDKIHFRKITGYVAQKDTLFPLLTVEETLMFSAKLRLRLPESQLASRVKSLIQELGLEHVAGTRVGDDRVRGVSGGERRRVSIGVDVVHDPRVLILDEPTSGLDSNSALQIIDMLKTMAETQGRTVILSIHQPGFRIVKLFNSILLMANGSVLHQGSTDQLAVQLRLMGLPNPPHVNVIEFAIESIEAIQGHQHLQNQVQQVEMPPQLPPQKREEGLGGESRSGKFTLQQLFQQSKVVDEDTIDGRIDLSHCFVNSRLREIVILTHRFSKNIFRTKELFACRTIQMLVSGLVLGSIFCHLKDDLVGAQERVGLFAFILTFLLSCTTEALPIFLQEREILMKETSCGSYRVSSYAIANGLVYLPFLLILAVLFTVPLYWLVGLNSTFAAFLHFLLLIWLILYTANSVVVCFSALVPNFIVGNSVISGVMGSFFLFSGYFISKQEIPNYWIFMHYVSLFKYPFEGFLINEFSNSGKCLQYMFGTCEVTGEDVLREVGYGEESRWRNVLVMVCYILVYRFISYVILRCRCSQRGLRGALA comes from the coding sequence atgaagaaacaaggGTGTGAGATTGAAGCCATCGGTATCAACTACAGAATCAGTACAAGAAAGACAGAGTTTTCCTTCCCAAATTTCCATGGGAAATTAGAAGGAGAAAAACCAAAGCGAGGTAGTCAAGATCGGGGAGTGAAGCAAGTCCTGAAGGATGTGAACTGCAGGGCGAAATCGTGGGAAATCCTCGCGATCATTGGCCCAAGCGGTGCCGGAAAGTCATCGTTGCTTGAAATCCTGGCAGGAAAAATCGCCCCGCAAAACGGTTCGATCTTTGTGAACCAAAAGCCGATTGACAAGATTCATTTCAGGAAGATAACTGGCTATGTTGCTCAGAAGGACACTCTCTTCCCACTCCTGACTGTTGAGGAGACCTTGATGTTCAGTGCCAAGCTGAGGCTGAGGCTTCCTGAATCGCAGTTGGCCTCAAGGGTCAAGTCCCTGATCCAGGAGCTCGGGCTAGAACACGTGGCGGGCACCAGGGTTGGCGATGATCGGGTCCGAGGGGTCTCTGGAGGAGAGAGGCGTCGCGTCTCGATTGGGGTCGACGTTGTACACGACCCCCGGGTCCTGATTCTTGATGAGCCCACGTCAGGGCTGGATAGTAACTCGGCCCTTCAGATCATCGATATGCTCAAGACAATGGCTGAAACCCAAGGCCGGACCGTGATTCTCAGCATACACCAACCCGGGTTTCGGATTGTGAAGCTGTTCAACTCAATCCTATTGATGGCCAATGGCTCAGTGCTTCACCAGGGAAGTACTGATCAGCTTGCTGTCCAGCTGAGGCTCATGGGGTTGCCGAATCCACCTCATGTCAATGTCATTGAATTCGCCATCGAGTCCATCGAGGCCATCCAGGGCCACCAACACTTGCAAAACCAAGTGCAACAAGTCGAAATGCCTCCTCAGTTACCACcacagaagagagaggaaggacTGGGAGGTGAGAGCCGGAGCGGCAAGTTCACGCTCCAACAGCTCTTCCAACAATCCAAGGTCGTTGATGAAGACACCATCGATGGCAGGATTGACCTCTCTCACTGCTTTGTGAATTCCAGGCTGCGAGAGATTGTCATTCTAACACACCGGTTCTCGAAGAACATTTTCCGGACCAAGGAGCTCTTCGCCTGCCGGACGATCCAAATGCTGGTCTCAGGGCTCGTCCTTGGTTCCATCTTCTGCCACTTGAAGGATGATCTGGTCGGTGCTCAAGAAAGGGTGGGCTTGTTTGCATTCATCTTGACATTCTTGTTGTCATGCACTACGGAGGCTCTACCCATCTTTCTGCAGGAGAGGGAGATTCTGATGAAAGAGACGTCTTGTGGAAGCTACAGAGTCTCATCCTACGCAATTGCAAATGGGCTTGTTTACTTGCCATTTTTGCTCATCCTAGCAGTGTTATTCACAGTGCCATTGTACTGGCTTGTTGGGTTAAACTCCACTTTTGCAGCATTCCTGCATTTCTTGCTGTTAATATGGTTGATCCTGTACACGGCGAACTCAGTCGTGGTGTGTTTCAGTGCCTTGGTGCCAAATTTCATCGTCGGGAACTCGGTGATCTCAGGCGTGATGGGTTCGTTCTTTCTGTTCTCGGGCTACTTCATCTCGAAGCAGGAGATACCCAATTATTGGATTTTCATGCATTACGTTTCACTGTTCAAGTACCCATTTGAGGGATTCCTGATCAACGAGTTCTCAAATTCGGGTAAGTGCTTGCAGTATATGTTCGGGACGTGCGAGGTAACCGGAGAGGACGTGCTCAGAGAGGTGGGATATGGAGAGGAAAGCAGGTGGAGGAATGTGCTCGTCATGGTTTGTTACATCTTGGTTTACAGATTCATTTCCTATGTCATTCTCAGATGTAGATGCTCCCAGAGAGGCCTCAGAGGTGCTCTAGCTTGA